GAGAACGCTGAACCCTTCTTTTGCTGCTGCCTCCCGTAGATTCTGGTCTAAACAGATGATATGAAGACCTGAAGGACTTTCCTGCGCCCAGATTAAGGCTGCTGCAAGCTGAAATGCATCGGCAGCCCGCAAAGGGTGAACCATGAGAAGCCTTTCGGCCCGTTGCCGCATAAGCTCTCCAGGTTGGATTTCCGACCATGTTTTTGACAGCATGGTAA
This genomic interval from Pseudomonadota bacterium contains the following:
- a CDS encoding type II toxin-antitoxin system VapC family toxin — translated: MKFWDSSAIIPLCLKEPASDTMKDILSGDEDIVVWWATRVECTSALARCRREGTLKNEDELKTKAVLTMLSKTWSEIQPGELMRQRAERLLMVHPLRAADAFQLAAALIWAQESPSGLHIICLDQNLREAAAKEGFSVLP